One stretch of Balneola sp. MJW-20 DNA includes these proteins:
- a CDS encoding DUF4129 domain-containing protein, with product MIQRIAGYLLSAFILLFFWQGGVAAQSTESDSLPTDTSQVRNLELNSSLHDDLTGKGIYDYRLEPENPESFWQRFRRWFLTTIYEFLQTPWINTILKVFFYLIFGVILIALIIQLLGGDIQGAFTSNNAHKKMNLNIGIEDIRNTDLQKEYDKAVKERDFALAVRFLYLMSIQELDERGLLTWKKDKTNHEYLQELSGSENYQSFSRLTYYYDYIEYGEFPVNEESFSRVRSLYEQISNGSKRP from the coding sequence TTGATCCAGAGAATTGCCGGATATTTACTTTCTGCTTTCATTCTGCTGTTTTTCTGGCAGGGCGGTGTTGCTGCGCAATCAACCGAATCAGATTCCTTACCAACCGATACCTCACAGGTCCGAAATCTGGAACTGAACAGCAGTTTACATGATGATCTAACAGGCAAGGGGATATATGATTACCGGCTGGAACCGGAAAACCCCGAGTCCTTCTGGCAAAGATTCAGAAGATGGTTCTTAACTACAATTTATGAGTTTCTGCAAACCCCATGGATCAACACGATCCTGAAGGTATTCTTTTATCTTATTTTCGGTGTCATACTGATCGCTCTGATCATACAGCTACTGGGTGGAGATATTCAGGGTGCATTCACGTCAAACAATGCCCATAAAAAAATGAATCTGAATATTGGCATTGAGGATATAAGAAACACAGACCTTCAGAAAGAATATGATAAGGCTGTGAAGGAACGAGACTTTGCTCTTGCGGTAAGATTCCTATACCTCATGTCTATTCAGGAACTGGATGAGCGCGGACTGCTCACCTGGAAAAAAGATAAAACCAATCATGAGTACCTGCAGGAATTAAGCGGATCAGAAAATTATCAATCCTTTTCAAGGCTCACATATTATTATGATTACATCGAATACGGGGAATTCCCGGTAAACGAAGAATCCTTCAGCAGAGTCCGCTCACTATACGAACAGATCAGTAATGGGAGTAAGCGCCCATGA
- a CDS encoding DUF4350 domain-containing protein produces MMKKESTYVTILILLIFGYILTEFLKPEEIDWSENYSRTETIPYGSKITYDILEQSNFFPELTINSSPIFKFPEDPRPLNWIFISNSFGLDQWETEILMDRVASGDHVFISAKNFSGALADSLNASTRFNNPLGSGNLLNADDKGSLNFVHPDLKADSGWIFRLNSIETYIQTVDTSRATVIGINDGDQTNFAAISHGEGKIFLHSNPAVFTNYYLRDYALSGYFINAMRLLPVHPTIWDEYYKPGRLSGGVMSFIVSEENLKYAWFTALSAVLLFMIFRAKRRQRIIPEIEAPKNSTIEFARSVGSLYLEKGDHIDIANKRIRFFKDHLRTNLRIDPSLNSEDMIRSIAERAELDTEKVRNLFSVIHSIGEKEEASADELKELNLKIDEFYFLTEKQSQTH; encoded by the coding sequence ATGATGAAAAAAGAATCTACCTATGTTACTATTCTGATACTGCTGATCTTTGGATATATCCTGACAGAGTTCCTTAAGCCCGAAGAAATCGACTGGTCAGAAAATTACTCACGGACCGAAACCATTCCCTATGGTTCAAAAATTACCTATGACATTCTTGAGCAAAGTAACTTTTTTCCTGAGCTTACCATTAACAGTTCTCCTATTTTTAAATTTCCCGAAGATCCCCGCCCGCTAAACTGGATCTTTATAAGCAATTCCTTTGGCCTGGATCAGTGGGAAACGGAAATACTGATGGATCGCGTAGCTTCCGGGGATCATGTATTTATATCGGCTAAGAATTTTTCAGGGGCATTAGCCGACAGCCTGAATGCTTCCACCCGGTTCAATAACCCGCTTGGTTCAGGTAATCTATTAAATGCTGATGACAAGGGATCCTTAAACTTTGTACATCCTGACCTGAAGGCCGATTCCGGCTGGATCTTCAGGCTTAATTCTATTGAGACCTACATTCAAACGGTGGATACTTCCAGGGCTACGGTGATCGGTATTAATGATGGTGATCAGACCAATTTCGCAGCGATTTCTCACGGAGAGGGTAAGATATTTCTCCATTCCAACCCGGCTGTGTTCACCAATTACTATCTGCGCGACTATGCCCTTTCCGGCTATTTTATTAATGCTATGCGACTTCTTCCTGTACATCCGACGATATGGGATGAATATTACAAACCTGGACGGTTATCCGGTGGTGTGATGTCATTTATCGTCTCAGAAGAGAATTTAAAGTATGCCTGGTTCACCGCTCTGAGCGCTGTTCTGCTGTTCATGATCTTCCGGGCAAAAAGAAGGCAGCGTATCATTCCCGAGATCGAAGCTCCTAAGAACAGTACGATCGAATTTGCCCGGTCGGTAGGCAGCCTCTACCTTGAAAAAGGAGATCATATCGACATTGCTAATAAAAGGATACGGTTCTTTAAAGATCACCTTCGCACAAATCTCAGAATTGATCCTTCTTTAAATTCCGAGGACATGATTCGAAGTATTGCAGAGCGGGCTGAACTGGATACCGAAAAGGTCAGGAATTTATTCTCTGTGATCCATTCGATCGGGGAGAAAGAGGAAGCCTCTGCCGATGAATTAAAGGAACTAAATCTGAAAATCGATGAATTTTATTTTCTGACTGAGAAGCAGAGTCAGACTCATTAA